One Nematostella vectensis chromosome 10, jaNemVect1.1, whole genome shotgun sequence genomic window, AAACTGGTGAATTGAGTGAATCCTGCAATACCGGAATACCTTAATGGTGACAAATATATTATGAAAAGTAATTTATATTATTAGGATACTTTAGAATGTAACGACACTTTACCTGATTCAACTTGGTTTGTTCATCGTGACTGGAATGCTCGTGGTCTGGGAGGGATTGTTGTGATTGGTGTAGCTCATCATGCTGCTGTTTCTCTTCTGGCTCCTTTCTTGTTAACTCATCCACCATTATGCGTGCGATGTCATCAGCAAATTCTGAGGCTAACGCCTTTCTACTAGTTGGACGCCAGTTTTTCACTTGGTCTATATCCACCTCAAATGTAGATGGATCCACCTCGATTCCCTCGGTGCTCACTTCACGAGGGTCAAATGGAAGTCCGAGCAGAGACTTTTTCAGACTCGTCTTTCCCGCGCGATCTTGACCAATCAGCATGATGCGCCCGCGATACACCTGGACCTTGCCTTCAAGCAGCGCCTTTCGGTACGCATGCTCCGCCTCAGGCCCTCGCGCAGTGATTTCAACCGGGACTAGATATTATAAGCATGTGtagataagtagttaaaataATGCAATGGCTATTTCCATCGTTCATTATTCAATGATGCATCTCTCACCCTGTCCAGAAAGTTCCTCAGACGGTGGACGCTCATCGCCGTCTGCCACTGGAACAGATTGCTGGCTCAACTCAGAAGTTGGCCCTACTGATCCAGCAAAAAATGGGCGTTACTtcacttttatcaaaattataCCTAAAAGCGTGCTATATCAAAAGAAAATTTACTGTACTGTAAATATGCGGTGTAAATGTTTGGTCCTACATATGTAAGAAATGTTCACAAGTcggttttatttctttactaTTACTAGAATGTGCAGTGACTTCTTATAACAGTAGACAGTAAGAGCATACCTTCAGGGTTTAGTATGGTTGCCATGGAACTATCAAAAAGCCCCAGCTGGCCGTCTTCTTTTTCGCCAAACCAAAGATCTTCCCCAGACTTGTGAGATTTGCTGGAGAGAAATGGATCTATGACAAGTCATGCAGAAAGATTGAATCGACGAGCAATACGAACAGTTAAGCCTATTGGAATTCAACAGGGTCTGCTATGGcgactgtttttgtttttgtttttggggAGTCTAAAAATGCATATGAGGGTTATCTTACTCTACAAACCTTGTGCAGTTTTTCGAGATAAGAAGGACCTGTTCGCCATTGTCGAAAGACAAGTCTCCAACAGCAGTTGATGTGTAGCTACCAGTCATTTGGACTATTGGAGGGAAACTCTACAGGTAAgcataaaacaaatatcagCCTTCAATAGCAGATCCAAGAAGTGGAGGTGACGGGAATTTTATATGAAATTTATTAGATGTGTCCTCTTCAGAAATTCCCCTCAGGGGTTTCATTTAGCCGGAAATGCCAGCCACTATTTTCCAAGCACCGGCtacttctttaaaaaaaaaacaatgtttttgtCCTATTTCAGGACATCTACAATTGTAAATGAAATAATTTAGATGGATTCCTGACCTTGCTAGTGACAAATGCCATGATCTCCTCAAGTGAAGGGCGACCCAGTTTGTGTGAGGCCTTACTACATCGATccaacagggtatacattacTTCCGGACAAACCAAACTGAAATATGTCTTTCCAGCactttcctaaaaaaaaatttccaaaTAAAAAAGGTTAAGCTACActttataattttataataaaacgTATAGCAATGACCCATACACCTGTCGCTTTTCATTGTATGATTGTGACATATACCTTTCTCTGAACAGCATTGACTATTTTGCTCTTCTGTATGACATGACAAACCCTCTCAGCAAAGTAAGCAAACCATGCCACCATGTCAGCCTTGTTGCGTATTGTTGAATTACCAAGCCAGGGGATCTGGGCGGGGCTTCTACAAATCACAGAAAGCACTGGAATCAGCTGTAAAGTCTGTTTGTATCTTGATGTTAGAGCTAGTGCTTTGGGTTCATCCATGTTATAGGTGAGTTTGAGCCATTATCATAAAACAAGCAaacatatcagtcaatcttgtgcTAAAAACTgttgtttttctagctcgctcagtcatttccttattaggcattacatactATATTTGGAGGTCCGctttaatcattttttcactttttttatcgctctagagctttgtaagtcgagaatttcaacgtaaacttgcaggaattcgtgtttactacaaTTTTGCCGGCAGCCATCatggaaatggagcctagtccatatcgttttagaatatcacaggtctcccgcgctcTCACCCCACGCTCTTTTAGACTAtatagaaaaacgacagccattgattgatatgaggGGTATTACTGGGAACTGCAAACAAGGTTTATCAGGTTTATCATTGTTACTCCAGGTGGCATGTGAGTGGGAGATCCTAGTGCATGGCATTCAAGCAATGAATAATAAAACCCATTTGTCCAATATGTAAAATGGATCATCCCTCCATATCAAAGAATTATTATTCTCAGAATGGAACATACATTGAGGCTACTTTTTCTTGTGGATGGCAGCCCCAAAATGCAGATATTTTaatctgaaaagaaaaaataataatttcttttaGAATTCCTATTTTGTTACAAATATCAGCAAAACTGCatattttaaaacaataaaatagtTTTCCTGCTGCAAGGAAAGTGATAAGTCGAACTCTCAAAAGAGAAGTTAACAGATGATAGTACACATTAGATGGCAAAAGCGAAAAAAGTTTGGATAACACTTTTTGTCTGGGTTTGGGGAGAGGGACTTCATCCTTTGTACATCAAAACACATGTCAAACATCCGGTTCCCTTTGGTAGACAGGTTTATAATTTTGACATGTCCTCTTGTCCCTGATTCCATCATCTATATGCCCTTAAGGCACACGTACACCCTTGGCAGTCAAAAACTAGGTCATTCCTTATTGAAAGATTATTGAAAAACTGTAAAAAATTATCCTATCTTCATATGAtacatatgactgcgcacccccttcagcaattccTGGATACTCGCCTGCACTACAGTATCTGCTGTTCATCAAATATTTACACAACAATGATAACATATTAATTGTTTCAGGCCAACTACTCACTTTGTCTTTAGCAAAGAGAAAGACAGCAGCATCACTAAGTCCGAAGTGAATCAAGTTCTTGCTTGCAATATATTGGAGTACAGACACAGCTTGAGGGAGAATCTTACACAAGCTGTGTACCGTAAGTATCTCACTTCCCTCAATAATATTACCATGAGGACAAAGCTCTAAAACCTGCAAGGATTAGAACTTGTAATAAGCTTTAAATGATAAGTAGAATCTAAACTATACCATAGTGATGTACACTTTGTCCCAGGGGGAACAAAGTTGACAAAGTtgacaaaatcaattttaaccctaagggcaTTTTGGGTGTAGTCAAACCAATTTctcaccctaagagatagcagtaCAACAAACACACTGCCATGGTGCACATCTTTCTAATGAGAATCTTTTAGAGTGGTTTAGGATAATCAATTAGCGTGAGacccctaagggatggcagAATCAGAAAAATCTTTGAataccccctaagggatagcagtttagggaattttataccctaaaagataggacaatctgccctgtctacttttatggagaACCCAAACCCCATCCCCCAGGGACTTAACACTCACCAGTCCAATAGATTCAACAAATGCCCCAAACACCACCACACCATGTAACTTGATAATATTATCATGTTTCAGCTTTGTTAGCATCTTAGCTTCATGGAGAAAGTTCTGGCTTTGTCGAGTACTTGTTGCAAACCTTAGGCATACTTTCATCTAGAGAAAAATACCATTAGTACACTTAAGGTCTTggtaaatttgacaccactttttgtttttgtgctttttgcaaaacctgtatgAATTgttcttaaactttatttttgcaaaaaaaaaaataagaaatcgcATTCTAAGATGGCTAAATATGggcctttgctgtttcccgtgGTACTGTTGACCGTGAATTCACGCCAAATCTTTGACTTTTCTACCGTATTATTTTGAGGCTAGAACTCGAGCTTGTCTGGCGTAACCTCGCGACGGGTTTGAATATATCGCCTTCAAATTTTCGGGATCtgatagataattatgccGTGAATTAGACATGTAACACTAACAATTATGATAATTATGTGTAAGGAATTTTCGATTTTTGACTGAAgatcgcttttatagcacttttccCATCCAAATTTCCCCAGAAATGAGAGTTCCAGCTTTGattcgtgatattttgttgacattgtcaaataacaaaaagtccttacacactttggtagatcatctatctgtcattgagatgcaatTATGTGCAAGTGCATGCGCAATTATGCCAAGGTACATTACGCTCTAGAGTAATCTCCATACTTTTGCGTTTGAGGCCCCAAAACTTAAACCCGGAATTAGCtatcgcaaaaataaaacttgcaggagataattcaatcttttatttgatatatagtttgtacatgtagtgaaaattgcggcgctacaatatttttttccacgGACACGTTGTTTACCTTTCCCGAGACCTTAATTCTTTTATAACAACACAAATCATGCCTTTCGAATCTTAACTTTCCTTTAAGACATCACTATAACAAACACCTTGTTACCCAAACTGCAATGTATACAGTCCGTCGAACCACCATTTGGGTATGGTAAAAGATCTAATAAATGTGGGGGAGGGGCATTTATTAGTTTTCGATGGTCTAAGGGATTAAGCAAGACGgcaattaaatttgatttatataaCCAGAGTTCCTATGTCATTTAATATGAAATATAGTAAGTTAGCTAGTAAGTTAAAAACTGTAGAAATACTTAacattttttccatttttttaccttttctctgtttggctttgcccatGTTGCCTCATTGACAATGCCAGAGTAAGGTCCACGTCCTATCCTTTGAGTGATTGAAAGATCTTTTAGAGAAATAATGGGAATACCATCCTCCTTGAGTTTGGCTTCATAATCTACCTTTCCAATattctgcaaaaaaaatacatggtTATGTAAATACTCTAGCAAACAATATTTACCAATTTACACACACTCAACATGAAGGATTTTTATTAAAGAAGTATAAGCTACATAAACAAAAGTTTACCATTGCCAATTTGTTAAAATCCAAGCTCTTTGCATTCTTTAAAGCTGCTGCAAAAAGTTCTGCACTTTGCCATGGAGTGCGGCTTTGAATTTTCTTAGTATCCATTCGCTCAAGGTCGTTGATAGAATGAACATCATGTGTATAAACTAACGACGTAAAAGATTCTTGTAGGCCTTTTTCTGCCAAGCTGAGGTATAGCCGGTCATAGTCATTCATCTCAATCGATTCCTTGTCATGCGTCTCCTTAATCAGAAAAACAACATATTTAAAAGCTTACATGAGACGATTTTAAAGTGCTGATCGGATGGCATTATTCATAGTTCCATTTGAATTAAAatccaggcccgtagccatggaggggggggggggggggttcgagGGGTTCGGACGAACCCACTCACctggcttgaaggtccgctcagagcaatcaaaaatataataacgtttggctggagatataccgtgcacatcaaaatgtctttaaaatgactataaaaatctttttataataattatctttattattaccGCTATATGTAAAAAGTACCctattaaaaacattttaaatacaagattgaatttatttgaagtattggttgcctaatgtaataaggcgaggggaggggtataccggaaatttggtccgctgaaatggaaaaacgaactaccccgctcaaaatcctggttaCGGGCCTGAAATCAGAGATTTAATTTACATTTCTCACCCACCTCATGCCTTAAAGCTCCAGTTAGCTTTTCCAAAAGACCTTTTCTACCTGGAAACAATGTCTTTCTCATCATTAAATGGTTATAATAACTTGAAGGacaattttttaatgttaattCCGGTCTGATAAGCGAATATTGACAGGCTTTCCTTGCAAAACAAATACTACCCACAAGCCTGCTCGATGTTTTAACATATattaacatttaaaaatattttagatTGTGTTAGTTcttttatatatttcttttttttattgatctcaaactgattcttttttttttttttagaaaatgtataaaatattGTACCACAATGAATCAAATTCACCCAAATCAATGTTTGCTGTTATTCCACTTCATTATACTCGCGTTAAAAAGTATTCACCAGAGTCCTGGGACCTAGAGAGGTAGTCACGTGAAGCATCTCATCCTATCACGTGGTCAGTGCGTGGCTTCTACCCAGTCGGCGCAGCGTGGCTCTTCCTCTTTGATCGAACTCGGTTTCGCCGGTCGAATACCAAACTACATTTAACGTACCCTTTACCATCTCAATCCTAGGCTTTGTACCCTCAATACTTAGCGGTAAGTGAGATCAATACATATTCTTTGTTCTAGTTCGTGATTTTCTGCCGTTTGGGGCTAGTAATCGGGAGATTCCTGGGTTTATAAATTTTGAGTTAGCCGTTTCATTGCACCGGCATTTCGATCGAACACCAAGTCATCCTTAGCTTCTACTGTCTACTAAAGACGACCTCATTACccatattttatatatttgacTATCAAAAGAGATACCTCTATTTGTATTAAGGTTTCTCCTATGTTAACTAGCTGTCCGCTTGCATGTCGTCGCCATTTCTCGTCGTTTTCGTCGCTCACGTGTTTGAAGACGAAGGGTCTTGTACTATACTCCCCCGGAATTTATAATTATATTCTTTTTACGTCTGAACATTCTCGATGACGCTTTGCTGTAATGCTTTTTCTGTCCGTTAAACTAGGTCAGTTTAGTGTTACATGTCTAATTCACTCGAATGACTCGACTCTTTGCTCACTTATCGATAACATCCGACTTACGCTAGCTCCCCTCCCGACAGATTGCGCAACAATTCCTAGTTTCAGCGCTTTTACTTTACAACAAGAAAAGGTTTTATGTGTAAAAAATAGCTCGCAGTTTTTATGGCTCTCTCATTCTTCTGATCCGACAAAGGTACGCCGGCATTCGCATTGATTTATGAAAATGATTGTTTATAGCAACTCGGAtaagcagaaaaaaaagtatttagtATTGTTATTATCATGCGGCTCTTATGTTTTTGCACTTGTGGGATAGCATTTCTATAGCAAATTTCTAAATGTGTTATTTTTAATGAAGGAGGTGCTATGTTGCATTGTTTCACTGCTCATTGGCTCCAGTTCTTACAATTATTTCGTTTGCTAAATAGATGGCAAGCCAAAAGAAACTTCACTTCGTTGAGAATTTTGGTCTTAGCGGTGCTGCCGCCATTATTTCCAAGACCGCTGCTGCTCCCATTGAGCGTGTAAAGCTGCTGGTCCAGAACCAGGATGAGATGTTGAAAGCAGGACGCCTGGATCATCCTTACAAAGGCGTCATCGACTGTACCTCAAGAACATACAGATCTGAAGGATTTCTTTCCTTCTGGAGAGGTATGCATGATTCTTAGAGACTGGTCAATGGCTGTAAACTCTTTTCCACCTGCATTTGAATAGATGTATCAGAACAATAATTTTAGTAAAACTGGTAGTATAATGTTCAAGTtagatttttaaatataaatttcACCCTCAATTACTGCACAGTTTTTGTTAGAGGCTATCTAGCTATGTTGCAACCCCATTCACTATCAAACGGGACAAGAAACCATTTTCTCCCGCATTTGAATAGATGTATCAGAACAATAATTTTAGTAAAACTGGTAGTATAATGTTCAAGTTagattttttaatataaatttTACCCTCAATTACTGCACAGTTTTTGTTAGAGGCTATCTAGCTATGTTGCAACCCCATTCACTATCAAACGGGACAAGAAACCATTTTCTCCCACATTTGATTATTTGTATCAGAAcataataattttagtaaAACTGGTAGTATAATGTTCAAGTtagatttttaaatataaattttaCCCTCAATTACTGCACAGTTTTTGTTAGAGGCTATCTAGCTATGTTGCAACCCCATTCACTATCAAACGGGACAAGAAACCATTTTCTCCCACATTTGATTATTTGTATCAGAACAATAATTTTAGTAAAACTGGTAGTATAATGTTAAAGTTAgatttttaaatatagataTTACCCTCAGTTACTGCACAGTTTTTGTTAGAGGCTATCTAGTTATGTTGCAACACCATTCACTATCAAGGGGGACAAGAAACCAACCCAGTTAACTGAGAGTTTGAGTAATCCGAGTTGAAAAGACAGGTACTTAAAAAGGTTTGTTGATGTTTAGCAGGGAGCTTGAGTTATCAGAGTAAAAAGGATTCATCATACTTTAAAATTAAATGACATTGTTACCAAACATGAAATTTAGTGACCATTTAGTGTCTGTTGTTTTTGCATTTCCCAATGGTTTGTTATGATTTCAGGTAACCTGGCAAACTGCATTAGGTACTTCCCCACTCAGGCTCTAAACTTTGCCTTCAAGGATCAAGTCAAGGCTCTTTTCAAGCCCAAAAAGACTGACAGCAATGCCATCAAGTTCAGCAAAAACATTGCCTCCGGTGGTGCTGCCGGTGCCATGTCTCTGTTCTTTGTCTATTCCCTTGACTACTGCCGTACAAGATTAGCCAATGATGCCAAGGTAGGAAAGAAAGGAGGAGAGCGCCAGTTCAATGGCATGATCGATGTCTACAAGAAAACCATTGCCAGTGATGGTCTTGTGGGTCTTTACCGTGGGTTTGTCATCTCATGCGTCGGGATCATCGTGTACCGTGGCTTCTACTTCGGCCTGTATGACACCCTGAAGCCTATCCTTCTGGGTGAGGATGCAGGTGTCGTCATCTCATTTGTTCTTGGTTATGGTGTAACTGTCAGTGCTGGTTTGGCTTCCTACCCCATCGACACCATCCGCCGAAGAATGATGATGACCTCTGGCGAAGCCGTTAAGTACAAGGGCTCTATCGATTGCACCATCCAGATCTTGAAGAAAGAAGGAGCTATGTCGCTGATGAAGGGAGCTGGAGCCAACATCCTCAGGGGTATGGCCGGGGCTGGTGTACTTGCTGGATTTGACAAATTCAAGGAGTTGTACGTCAACTTCCGGTTTGCGGAAAACTAATTACTTTACCGGACATATCTGGACCACATGAGAGGGTTTTGTGTTGCGCAAGCAAATGCTTGTGGAATGAATTTGTAAAGAGTGATAGGAGAAACACAGCGCATTGTCTGCTAGGGTTTTAGAAGTTTCAATTTTTGTAAGGAGAAATTTGTAAAATCACCAGTGTGGCTTTGCAAAATGTATTTATACTACGTGCTGTAATGGTCTTCTCTAGTatgtcaataaaataaaatcacaattgtaaaatatttaattgTACTTGTTAAAGAACACCCAATCACACCACCATTTTTGATCATGCTCAGTAACaggtcacacaaagcatccaatTCTTTTCATCTACAATGTATCAGGTCATTTGTAGATAATTTCTTTGAAGTTTTCTGACCAATACACTATTGTTATTTCAATGATACAACTACcaatacacaaaaaaaaaaaacaatggaatGGTGGGCCTTTACATCTCACTATCACAGGAGGAAATTAGCCTCCATGCAGAGGAACTCTAACAAGTTATTCTGCAAGTAGGCTAGAGGGAATCCTTTTAAAAAGTGAGAAGTAACGACAACTGCAATTTTCAATATGCTGCTCTTGTCAATGATTTACTCTAACAAGTTAttctgcaagcaggctagagGGAATCCTTTTAAAAAGTGAGAAGTAACGACAACTGcaattttcaatattctgcTCTTGTCAATGATTTCCAACTGCTAAAATGCATTCTGGCTTCTTATTGATGCTAACAATTATATTTGGTGATTTTGAATTGATCAGTGCCGAGAGGTGATTTGAGTGCTGGCCAATCGATCTACTTCAAGGATTTTGTATGACAAGCCAGGtgatttagctgttggaaattGTCAGCTAAAGATTGCAGATGTTGAAAACTGCAGTTAAGTTGGTCTCTAAGGTGTCAGGGTTGCACTTTGCTCGTATTCTGAAAGCACAAAGCTGCTGAGGGCTTTGAAGTGATGCAGTGTGTAATGGCCATGGGGAAGCGGACATGCAATAAGTCTAGCAAGTAATGCAAAGTTCATAGCAACTGAATATGTAGACTCCAAGCAGTCACCAATGTGTCAAGcatttctattttctttcAAGGTAAATGCTGGACATAGCAGCTACTGCTCCGAGTCTACTGTTTGACAAATTGGATGTGCGAAAAATGTATGATTGGTTTCCATGGCTTTATTTTCATCTACTACACATTAACTGTAGTAATACATTCTTAAAATAATCTTAGATGAAGAGAGCTTGGTAGTAAGAGGTAAACCTGCAAGAACCAGACTTGCTGAAACCCAAACATTGTTCATTAAATGAAATCAGGACCCAGGCCCACATCTCATATATGGGAGTTTGTACTATAACATATCCTTAACTGGAGCCAACTTGGGAGACACTTGTCTTGGTTTATTTGATCATTGGAATATCATATCATTTTGTCTCTCTTCAGGCCATGCgtgttttcttttgtcttgttgttttatttcaataaacttGTCATCTATCTAAAGAAAAAGGAGCCACTTTTTAAGGAGATGGATTTCATTCCATTGATTGAAGTGGATTTACTTTTCTATGAAATATAAATCTCATTTGCATTAATGAAAAAGTTTTATGAAACAAATCAGCTCCAGGGATTTGAAATGGCTGGTAGTGAAAACCCAGTTATTATTGTACATTTCAAGAATTCAATGCTGTGATGGGATAATGTAGAGTTTCCCTTGGTGGCTATTCTACTTCTTCAAGATCCTAAGGTGTCTATTTCTATAGATTCACATCTTCAAGTTTTGACTCTAAACACCCGACTGATTCATTGTTTGCCCCCTTGTTTTTGCCCTTCTTCTTTTGCTTCTTCTGCTCTGGTTTATCATCTATTGGTGCCGGTTTCACAAACTTCAAGAAGTGCAAGTCCTGTGGGAGGTACGGGTGCAGTGCTTGAGGCATGACCACACCCTCTTCGGTTTGGTTGTTCTCCAGGATTGCGCATATCACTCTAGAGACAGCACACATTGTAGCATTCAACATATGCACATATTCAGTCTGCAAATAGAATCAAATAGTTTATTAGTAACGAGGTTTCTTTAAGTACAAATTCAGGGTCATGGTAGAATAGGAGAACAGGATATCTCCCCAACTAATAAAATAGTAATGTTTAGTTTTACATCACAATTAACATTTGGATACATGGCCTGACCAAATGCACTTCACATGACTGACTTTAGTTTACATTCAACAGTTTACATTCAACAGAATGtgtaagtactgtcactgaAATGGTACAGTTGGCGTAGTCAGGTGCGGTGAGAGAAATGGGTCTTATCCGAAAAgaggtgggtgggggggggggggtaacaGTCTTTGATGATGAAAGGCAGGTCATAAACACTCCTGACCTGCACCTGTACCTAAACATTATCATGAATAGAAACAGAAATTGCTAAGTACAAGCAAATTAACTATGGGGAGGAGGGCTGTTAACTCACACTAACACCCATCTTCTTCGTCTGTCCAAACCGCACTTGTAGTCTCCTGGCTTGGTAGTCAGTGCAGTTTGAGCAGGAAACTAGTTCCCTGAATGCACCACTAGCTGGGAACCATGCCTCAAGGTCTAACTTCTTTGCCGCTGCATTATTCAGTGCGCCTAAAATGGGGGCATGTGAGTATCCCATTAGAAAGGACTTTAATTGtactttctaaaaaaaaactttctaatataatataatattcaggcccgtagccaggtcCGCTCtgatgaaggaaaattgagtaccactgcgagctaggGTAAGCTACAGTAcgtaagagaaaatggtccgctaaatgggtaaacaaaCACCCcagctcaaaatcctggctatagGCCTGATATTTTACTGGTCAAAAACCATAGGCGTCAAAAATCTTGTACCAGAaaaattgaaagcctacagcTTTggttttgttctctttttagAGGTAAACATGACAGCATTCATGCGTGGTGTTCCCatttaaatatctttttgGGAGCTGATGAAATTTAACTTTTATTCTCCAAAAAGCACTATTTATCTCAATAATTTTCGGTGTCAATTTCAACTCTATATAGAGTTATATAGCATTTCTTATAATTTCTCAATATTTTTTCACGGCGGTGCATAAGTAAAATTGTTGACTTAAATCTAGGTAAAactattaatattattttggTACATTGTTTTTGGCCATGGACTGCTCAAAGTTCTAATGAAACCCCTCTTAAATTTTTTTATGTCTCCAAGAGCTCTATCATTTGAGGATCTACCTCATGCTGTGAAAAAAATAGTATAGCTTTGATCTGAACTTTCCCTACCTGAGACTATACTGACAATTCTGTAGGGTATTCCCAGTGACTTGTGAAACTCTTCCGCATTTCCAATCATCTCGTCAAATATCTCCCAAGAAATATTGTCATGGGGGGAGCAGATGACAAACTGTTCAATCTACAGAACACAAGGAAACATCATACAACAAAGCAGAAAAACATATTTGAAACAGCCAAATTCATAGTTTCATGCCTCCCattttcattattatcatcatttatAATTATGCATTATTATTTGTATCATTATACTTTTAGGACTACATATTTCATCATTAGATACTGTAGGTATGTAATATAATGTGAGTTAAATTTAATCTTTGTATTTACATGTAAATTCGCACCATCAAGTATAGTAGACTATCAATATCATCCCTAAAGTCAATAAAATTTTAGGGATGAGTTGAATGACTATGTGCAATGAGACAAGAAGTTTGAAAAAGTATTCTGGTTGCATAACTACAAAATGACTAAAATTTCCTGTCTGTCTTTCTTTCTCTGTCTGATATCTGTCTGCTAATCCAAtggtctgtctgtctgcttcTCTCTGTCTGTTTTCATGTTCGCTAATCCTAGGACCTGCCCATCTGTCTCACCTTCTCAAACTGATGCACTCTGAAGATGCCTCGGGTGTCCCTGCCATGAGCCCCTGCTTCCTGTCGAAAACAGGTGGAGAACCCGGCATACTTTTTTGGGAGGTCGTTCTTGTCCATCCACTCACCACGGTGGAATGCAGCAATTGGCTGCTCGCTGGTGGCAATCAGGTATTTC contains:
- the LOC5519153 gene encoding ADP,ATP carrier protein 3, mitochondrial — protein: MASQKKLHFVENFGLSGAAAIISKTAAAPIERVKLLVQNQDEMLKAGRLDHPYKGVIDCTSRTYRSEGFLSFWRGNLANCIRYFPTQALNFAFKDQVKALFKPKKTDSNAIKFSKNIASGGAAGAMSLFFVYSLDYCRTRLANDAKVGKKGGERQFNGMIDVYKKTIASDGLVGLYRGFVISCVGIIVYRGFYFGLYDTLKPILLGEDAGVVISFVLGYGVTVSAGLASYPIDTIRRRMMMTSGEAVKYKGSIDCTIQILKKEGAMSLMKGAGANILRGMAGAGVLAGFDKFKELYVNFRFAEN